Part of the Lycium ferocissimum isolate CSIRO_LF1 chromosome 6, AGI_CSIRO_Lferr_CH_V1, whole genome shotgun sequence genome, AAGGATATAGTGGTGTATGCAAAGAGGGATAATGAGAAGCAGCGACTGGGAATAGGCCAAGCACATAGGGGATTGGCCACAGGGAGCTGTGTGCTTCACTGTTTGGCAACTCCCTAACAGTGTTGTCAAAGGTGCTCTTAAGCCCTGAAGTGAGGCGCAAAATATATTGAGCACTTCGCCTCGCTTCATGGGCGCTTCAGTGTCGCCATCAAGACTCTAAGGCTTATTTTTCTTGGCCATGAGTCCTAAAGAGTTTCAACATATGGTGCGGTTCTAGTATTCTCTGCATGTTTCCTATGCTTATGGATAAGACTTAACTGATTTGCTATATTTGTTGAAAATAGTTTTTGCTACCATGTTTCTCCTCATGTTTTCTGTGCTTATGGATACCCCTTAAATGAGTTGCTACATTTGTTGAAATGTTCACGTGAAGTAAATTTAGTTGTGCTTCTCCATTTATGAGTtccaaaattttgcaaacaagaACAAGACAGTGTTTGTAATTATTGTGAgcattttgaaaacatttgcCAAGCAACCTCCTCTTCTGAAACACTAGAGATGGGGTTTCTACGTACTGTTAAATAAAAGAGATGCAAAGAAGTCTCCAGACTTAGATTGGACGAATTATCCGAAGAGGATCTTTTACTCATCGCAAGAGTGCGACAAATTGAGTGTTTCTTATCACAAGTCTTTTTCGTAGCAGAAGTATTTACCAATTCTCTAGGGAAGTATGTTGGTCTGGCAGAAAGAAACATTTCTAgaatttaattgatcctttaGGGAGAATTAGATGGTCTTCCTGAACAGGCCTTCTATTTGGTAGGTAAAGACGAAGCTACCACGAAGGCTATGACCTTAGAAATGGAGAATGTTCTTTAACAAAATCTTGCTATCAACACTCTAAGGAAGCAAGTTCAGAGCTTTAGTGAGCAGCATTATCAAAGCTGAAAAGTGGAAAAACCTCTAAGGCCCgttggggctttaagcgcaaataaagcgtgggctttaatgaagAAAGGTGCAAATGGAAAAGAAATACAGATATGTATGCATAGTCCAAGATCAAGACTAATAATTCTAAGCATCAATAACAAAAATATGGATAAAGAAACTAAAAACAATtacaataaagtgaaatattaaTGGTTTAATGTCGCCAAAAAAGATACTCCGAGATATTTTCTAAGGACAACTAACGTGTTCTAGAAGATAAAACTCTGAGATTCAGGAATAccacttcaaatttaaaaatatgcaagtacaacaaactataatacatcaaatttcaaataaatcCCCATGTATATGAAGCTATTAAATCTCTTGACTTGTATTGACTAGTGTATACTGTCACTCTTTAACTATTTTGTTCTTTTCTCTTCATTGAAACACTTGGATGTGCTCTCACTATACGAAATTCCCACCTGTATTTATTCCATTATCAATCCCAAGGGTATGGGAGCATGTTGATTTTCCTAATATTACAAAGGCAGAGCTGGAATTGGCCGAACCAGCAGCTTTAGTTCAAATGCTATGTTTGTATTAAGAACTTTactaaatatgtacaaaaaCTAAATTTAGAACCCAGTTACTAACAACTGATGTCGCTATCCTAAAATTTAGAACCCATAAAGTTCAAATCATGGCAATATAAACTGAGACATTCAAGAATACCCCTTCAAATTGAAATATTTgcaagtacaacaacaacaacccagtgaaatcccacaacgtggggtttgggaagggtagagtgtacacagaccttacccctaccaaGGTAAGatggctgtttccgaaagaccctcggctcaatagaaagcataaaaagaggtcagataaggccaagaaattcaaagcgatatggaaatgaaagtaaCGAAAGAAactaagccatgatgaagcGGTTGCAAAGGCGGTAGCTATCAcggataaaataagataatcaaagtacgaGAAAATAACAAATAACAATCAAAGCACGAACTTATATTGCgataatgcgactactaatatgaaaggataaacgatactatctactagccttctaccctaatctcgagtcctccataccctcctaatctaaggtcatgtcctcggtagaCAGAATCGCGCCATgtctgtctaatcacctctctccCAATCTTCCGGCCTACCCCTATCTCTTCGAAACCATCCacggccaacctctcacaccccCGCATCGAGCATCGTGTCtctcttcacatgtccaaaccatctcgatctcgcttcccgcatcttgtcttccaccaaggccactcccaccttgtcccggatagcctcattcctaatcttCTCACTCCTGGTGTGCCCATACATCCATCTCAATattctcatctcggcaactttcatcttttgaatgtgagagatcttaactggccaacactccgccccagacaacatagtcggtctaaccaccactttgtagaacttgcccttaagttgtggtggcaccttcttatcacatagcactccgaagccgagcctccatttcatccaccccgcccaatacgatgtgtgacatcatcgtcaatctccccacgccagtataatagacccaagaatACTTGAAACTACTTTTCTTCTGGATGACCGGATACCAAGCCTCGGCTTCCACTTGACCTCTTGAGGGCTTGTTGAACTTCCTccaagtactctgtcttggtcctactcggCTTGAACCCAGACTCCCGCAGTACTGTCTCCAACCCCAActtagcgttaactccgctacgagtctcgtcgatcgggactatgtcatccgcgaaaagcatacaccatggcacctcacccgAATTTgcgcgtcaattcatccatcaccaaggcaaataaaaacggactaagagctgatccttgatgcaaccccatcacaaATATTTGCAAGTACAATGAACAATATATCAAATTTCCAATTTATCCTTATGTATATGAAGCTGTTAAATCTCTTGACTTGTATTGACGAACGTATACCGTCACGCTGactactttgttcttttctctTCATTGAAATACTTGGATGAGCTGTCACTATAGGAAATACATCAAATTTCACAATGAACAATACATCAAATTTCCAAtaaattcttatatatatgaagCTCTTAAATCTCTTGACTTGTATTGATTAGGGTATACTATCAGTCTGACTATTTAGTTCTTTTCTCTTCATCGAAACACTTGGGTGTGCTCTCACTATACGAAATACCCACCAGTATTTATTCCATTATCAATCCCAAGGGTATGGGAGCATGTTGATTTTCCTAATATGCAgccagaggcggatccagaatttaaaCCCTATGGGTTCAACCTTAAAGGTTTTTAGCATTGAAATCATTGTATTTATAAAGTTATGGGTCCATATCtactatttaaatatttttacacataaatttatactccgCGACGAAAGTACTGGGTTCAGATGAACCCGGCACTAGTACTCTACATCTCCCTCTGCATGCTAGTGCGGAGCTAGAAGCCGACATATGTGTTCTTAAACGTAGTAACTTTAGTTCAAATGTCGtatttgtattatgaaattCACTAAATACGTACAAAAATTATATCTAGAACCCAGTTACTAACACTTAAAACACATAAAAGTTCAAATCGCAGAAATATAACACTTACTCGCTGGTAATGAAACTGATGAACTCAGATACACATTCCTGAACAGTATCTTTAGCTTCCTTAGCTACCTTTGCATTAGCAGGCAATCCCTTTTTCATTATGCGACCGATATTCGCGATCGGAAGGTACCTGTCCTGTTCCCTCACGTTCGATTGAGGGCTCCGATCACCACCACTATCATGACTTCCACCACCTCCTGGACTCGCCGGAGCTTCCGCCATACTCAAAAACCCtgaaacaccaaaaaaaaaaaaaaaaaaaactattaagcagaattttttaagaaaattaatgctccctccatttcaattggTTTGTCTGGTTGCAACTtagcacgaagtttaagaatttgaatcttgtggtcttaaactaaagatgtgcagaatgtaccaaaatgtcctTTAATTTTATGGTCTTAGAGCTTGTTTGGACGGGCTTGTAACTTATGGCTTAGAAGCATAAGTTAGGAATATTGccttaaaaacactttttttttttttttacccaaaacACTATAAAAGTGCTTAGAAGCTAATTTAGCTTAAAAACACCTAATCCAAACAGGTTTTTAAACATGAAAAGTTAGAATCAAAGAGTTGGCCAAAAAAACACTATAAAAGTACTTAgaagcacctaaaataagccaattcaAACAGGTTGCTTAAACATGTAAAGTCAGAATAAAAAAtttgccaaaaaaggaaagagtcattttttttttataaacggactaaaaaggaaagtaagacaaacaaattgagtAATAGAAAAACATTAATTGTATGACCTAACCTTAGTTGACTTGATAGTTGACCTTACAGGCGGAtcagaatcttttttttttcttttgaattttggtTCGTTTGATTTCTaagtaaagaagaaaaagaggtttaatttttgtatttggCGGGCTTTATGATGATGGGATTAAAAGCTTGGTGTTTTGAGAGTGAGCTAACACGCGGAGATCGGACGGCAGAGAGAGGTGGAGAAGAAATGGAACCTACGTTTGTAAATTGGGCTATATATGGGCTATGGGCTATGTACACTTGGCCCCTCTCTAATTAGGTGTTGTGTTTGTTTTTGTTAATGTTAAAAATGTCTTGGAACATTAGATAATTAATTACTagtagtatgtttggattgacctattttaggtgtttttaagTATCTTTTAATTATAGTGTTTGACTAAGATAAAACCTCAATTGTTATTCATTATAACAGCATTTTACTATAACAACCTGATATTTTCGGGaattgattttttatgttatattttcttatattacgTTATATTTTATAATCGGGATTCGTTATAGCGATTTTTGTAAAATTGCATCTTTATAACAACCAcactcaaatattgtgtaacaaatatattatgtataaaatattaaaattattatGGTAATCATCAAGTAAAGttattaaattcttttttgcTGAAAATTTGGATCGATTCAAGCGTTATAAATTTGCCTCTTTATAACATTCCTTCGAGGCCTTTCACTCATAGCCAAGCCAAAGAGCTCCAGGACTTGCAAGTGATGTTCATGAAGAGAGTGGCATCAAATATATAAtagtataaaatattaaaattaggAAGGTGTATGTTTAATATACCTAGATTTGCCtataattcctttactaattgGGCCTTGCTTTTATCTTAATTCCTTGCATTCCATTTTCAATTTCTAGAGTCTACATTAGGAATCTTATCAAGCACTAAGATACTAGAATTTACGAAACGTTTTCACTAAGTTATATTACGAAACAACCTACAATTTGTAAaattcttacgtcaaacttgaagtatttaaattttcaattaatttcaaaggcatatgttctttagattttaattctttatcggtaCAGTataactagttatggatttattagtcgcttcaatttttaattaatggaatatgaaaatcaattgagattttaaaattaacaagtattttattttcatttataacataaaaggtacagaaaaataatttttttgcgtAGTTTTATTTATAAGAGCTAAATGAGATGCAAACATGAAATCTCATATGGAGGCGCTTCATTGGTATCGTCAATTATAGATAGGTTCATAAAAGTAATAATAgtattatattataaaatatgggaaaatacataaataggtGTATGTTTAATATAcctgcgggcgacctattagccttatttttacgtatttttttgttttttttttggccgtgtaagcaaaaaaaattttgatGCTTTAGTTTagtggagagtgttgcacactctccgccacaCCGACGCCACGTCACTAAACCcccgttcttcttcttcttcttcttcattacccCTCATTTTCCCCacccatcttcttcttcttcattccacACTACCCCTCATTTCCATTAACCCCACCGCCACCcccattcttcttcatttttgcaaatgttacttttatttattctttcacaaTATTTTACTATCTTTTTCTTTGTGCAACTCTTCTTCActctcattctttttcttcacttccAGAACTCCATTTTTGTCGATTCAATCCTATATTTTCCTCCAATGATAAAAAAATTAGAGGAAAATGTTGTTGGGTTACCAATtgtgaatttgaaatttttgaatctGAAATGGAGTAAATTCTTAAATCAGAAATGGGTAGTCGAAAATGTTGTTGGGTTAccaattttgaatttgaaatttttgtatgTTGGTGATTTGTTAGTCAAAATTGGTTTGCAAGTAAAATCTGATGGGAAAGCTGCTGTGACCTCCATTGTTACTTGCTCCGTTCTTTTTTCTCTGAAATTGTAAGGGGAAATGATTGATTTATGGTTTGAGCCAAATGGGTTTACTTTATCAGTAGTAATTAAAGTTTGTCTTGATATTGGGAAGTTGAAATTGGGCTGTTTATTTCATGGCGTTGCGATTAGTTGTGAATTCGAAAAGAATAATGTGATTGAGAGGCGGATttataaagaagaaaaagaggcgGATTGGTGTAGGGTCACCGGAGACCGCCAAGTCCACGACGATGACCATGGCGGAGTTGTCGAAGTTGTATGCTGATTTGAAACAAATTGAAAAGTGAAAATCTCAGATCTGTATTGTTGGGTTCTTGAGATTGAAAATTGCagcagaaaaaaaaatggatgttGTGATTAactgttgtttaatcatctggGTATTACTATTTGGAGCTTAAAAACACTAGTGAAAATTGTTTGAAGTTGTTTGTTTGTGCTAAAGTTGAATTACAATTCAGATTTGCATTATATGATAATCATGGAAGCCATGGAGAGAGCTCTCCAGGTTGTGACAATGGAGAAGATGGCattgtttaaaattttaatacttGTTTAATAAAATTTAGGTGGCACCAATGTAGTgatgtataaaatattaaaatttttttttacattgcgttgaaaaaataaattattatgcAAAGATTAAGGTGTGTCATAATTAATCGAAAGTATACGTTGGGGggttatttatgtattttcgaATCACCCTAAAAGCTGGTAGTTAGTGATGACTGTTGTAAGATGGTGATTGCGGCTGGTTGAAGAGGCCGAAGACTATGATTGTGCAATTGTGAGTGTGTGATGTTGGCCAGAGGTGATGAAAGCATCATAAACACAAATTTTGAGTGTaaaataatcaagacaagaaaatGCACGCTCCTCGTCCCTAATTTATGTCGCATATTCCTCTTTTTTGGGGttaatattaaatattttagaaacaTTAGATAATTAGAGAGCTTGTGCATTCATAAAAAGCTCATTGACTAGACggattattttgaaatttttttcgtaTCAGATAACTGGACAAAATTTAGTCCATTTGGTCAAAGACTAAAGTGAACGACGATTGCGTAACTATAATCCAAACGAAGAAAGTGATACAGGTTAGGCTAGGAAAAATTCACCAACACCCGATACATGCACCAATCAATTAATGAATTCCATGTTATTTTCGTTCACTCAAAAAACTTTTATCACTCAAGGATCATAATATGCAATAAGTGAGCTTTTTAATCGGCTAACGGATGATAGGAAAATGAGAAACACATAATTGGCTGAATTCCCTCCACTTCAACCCGAAATAGCCAATACCAGGCAAGTAGTAATTACTagtaacatatttataattttctgCAAACATAGGCAACAAAGTAATTAGggacattttcatttttttaaaagaatcagTGAGTTACATCCCAAATACTCTGGTGTATACATCGCCAGACCGGGGGGCCTGGAACATCAGATCTCCATATCCAGCATAGAATTTTTTGAAACCTAATGTATCATTTGTCTGGAGTTGTGTCATGCTGTTCACTTCATTACTACGATGGATATCGTCCAAACTATTGTGCTGGAAACCATTAAAGATGTGGCCATTCGCAAGCTTTTGCTGTGTAAATTGTGAATAGGATGGATCGTAACTTTTTTGTTGTGAATAGGAAGATGGATTAAAACTTTGATGTTGATCCACCACCCTTGACGAGAAGCCATATATATCATCCAGGCCAAAATATTCATCACCACCGTGACTAGGAAACCGTCGTGACTGATGCACGGGTGGTGTTTGAGAAGCAATTAATTGAGAAAATTTCCCTTGATCTAAAGATTTCTGTTGCATAAGATGCCAGATCCTTGCCTCGTCTTCAAAGCCTCTCCTCTGTGGCACACGAGCTGCCCCGATTTCAAAACCATTTGTTGGCTTGCCGTTTCCAAAGGCTAATGTGGCAGGGTCAACAAAATCAATATCACCTGCACTGCTAATGCTTCCGGTTGATGGTGTGTGAAGCAAACTCGATGAAGAACTATTTGCTAAACGACCTCCTGTAGAAATAGTGGTATAAGAACTATAGAATAACTTCATTCACAACAAATCACAGCTTATCATGCAACTGTGAGAAACTGAAATGTGGGTGTTACCAGAGAGAGCGTGAGGGATTCCTCCTATTTCATCGGATGAGGCAAAACCGTGAAGCAGGTCCTTAGGGGGCATTGAGAAGCCAGGTGGAGCCAAAACTTTTGGTCTGGTGACTGTTAGACAGCTCAGAGAATTCAGTATATGAAACCTAATCGACTGCAATATTTTTTCACTAATGTACCATTCTACTATAAAGATGCTCAGAAGTATGAAACAGAACACTATGGTACAGCACCCGGTCAGGTTAAATTACAGAGGTCAGAGGAAATGCACATATACACATAGCATCCCTTTGTACCTCCTCATTGCTATATACATTTTGAAGCCTGGAAAACTCATCTCTTCACCCTTGACTCTTGAGAGCAAAATACCAAAGCAAGGACaattatacacatttttttcAAGCTATTTTGTGCTATATTAGCGTATTTATCTATTTGAGTGATAAGAGTAGCAATCAAACATAAGCCAGAAAGCTCGTCAACTATGACAAAATACCTTTTGTATATATTCACTGAAAGCAATATCGCAGTAACACAaagcaacaactacaacaacatacccagtaaaaTCCCACCAAGTGGGTTCTGGGGGGTAGAGTATATGCAGAacttacccctaccttttgacgggtagagaggttgtttccgatagacccccGGCTCAAAGAGAGATGAAAAAGTATCAGTAACAATAAGCAGTAATAACTCAAGATAATAGGACGACGTAGTAAAAGGAACAAGCAATCCAAAGCAGTATAACAAGACATGGCAAGCTAATATCAAACACAAGGGCCTACAAGAGTAATACTACAACTACCAGTATgtaagttgaaaaaaaaaaaaaaacactcaacTACTAACTATCCCTGTACCCTAATACGTGACCTCCATAatctcctatctaaggtcatgtcctcggtaagtcggacctgcgccatgtcctgtctaattacctctccctaatacttcttcggcctacctctacctcttctaAAACTGTCCATAGCCAGCCCCTCACACCTCCGTAACACAAAGCAAAGCTAGGAATTGAAGCTAGTGTCATGGTTTTTCTAACAATCAAGGAATGGAGAACCTATAGATAAGCAAGGGTCAAACTGATTCCAATAAAACTTAGATCTAAAATTCCAGAAAAATAAGGTGCATGCAGCAGTGAAACCAAACATTTTAGAAGATCCCAAATCCATAATATTCTTTACTGAATTTGCACAATTCCATTATATATCAGATATAAGTAATATAAATTGGAAAGCCACTAGAAAGAAAATcattaaaagataaatacagGTAGCTAAATGGCTGTTTTCTTTTTGGTTGAAATGGAGTTAAATCCAATACTGTTTTACTACATACAATAAGGAAAGGTCCTGCCAACACTTACTTTGATACGGAGCCTTGTGCACATAATGCTCCTTGTTCTCTCTGAAATCCTGAAGGGTGGATGAATTCTTTGATATCTGAccaatattttttctaaaagaaGACTCTAAATCACCTCCTTGCCTGGAAAAGTCATCTTGCTTCACAAAAGAGAACCCTGATTGGTCACTGTGCAAAGAGTTCCAAGCACCATGCTTCCCAACGGATTCACCATATGAGCCAGCAAAACTACGATGCAAAGCCGTCGAATCATCACATGAATCCAAGTCCATTGACataatatttgaaataatgGTGCTTTCTACGGCATTGAATGATGAATCTTGATAGTTAGTCAAGTTGTCACCATCAATCCTCCGTAGGTGCTCTACTATTTCTTCATTGGAGAATGAGGTAGAACTTCTGTAAACCCTATCAGATTTGACAGAACTTTGGAATTTCAAGTCATGAAATCCTTCATTTAATACTGCAGTTACACATGAAACTGGCAGAGAAGCTTCATCCACTTGATTATGTAAAGCTCCATAATCCATTCCATTGCTACTCGGACTACATGACCTATGTACTAATAAATGAC contains:
- the LOC132060220 gene encoding nuclear transcription factor Y subunit B-10-like isoform X3 codes for the protein MAEAPASPGGGGSHDSGGDRSPQSNVREQDRYLPIANIGRIMKKGLPANAKVAKEAKDTVQECVSEFISFITSEASDKCQKEKRKTINGDDLLWALTTLGFEDYIEPLKAYLVRYREMEGVEWMHLD
- the LOC132060223 gene encoding uncharacterized protein LOC132060223 isoform X1; translation: MSNEEEKRCPLCAEEMDWTDQQFKPCKCGYQVCLWCWHHIMDMAEKDESEGRCPACRTTYEKEKVVRMQSNIERAGNNNANRKSKQQPKAKPKTNEVKKDLTNVRVIQRKMAYVIGLPLSLADEDILQRKEYFGQYGKVTKISLSRTTGGAIQQFVNDTCSVYITYLKEEEAVRCIQSVHGFVLEDRYLRASFGTAKYCHAWLRNTPCSNPSCLYLHSIGADEDSFGKDDVAAIHTRNRVQQIVGATSNMTNRSGNVLPPPIDELSRTGFTSTETSSIRNAVNDAAHDTGNYSSYMARVTPHDKDGDAGGPNRMTTFVDIVGRPNSSGAERDGNSTEDCRILNLSSDVSSVTISKDNHGHETYPDKTLFKVPSSNHIVNHLQNQNSVDFSDEPFREDYTSFDGQRLEDSNNMDQKAFLMSSVSAQSTENSGGHLLVHRSCSPSSNGMDYGALHNQVDEASLPVSCVTAVLNEGFHDLKFQSSVKSDRVYRSSTSFSNEEIVEHLRRIDGDNLTNYQDSSFNAVESTIISNIMSMDLDSCDDSTALHRSFAGSYGESVGKHGAWNSLHSDQSGFSFVKQDDFSRQGGDLESSFRKNIGQISKNSSTLQDFRENKEHYVHKAPYQITRPKVLAPPGFSMPPKDLLHGFASSDEIGGIPHALSGGRLANSSSSSLLHTPSTGSISSAGDIDFVDPATLAFGNGKPTNGFEIGAARVPQRRGFEDEARIWHLMQQKSLDQGKFSQLIASQTPPVHQSRRFPSHGGDEYFGLDDIYGFSSRVVDQHQSFNPSSYSQQKSYDPSYSQFTQQKLANGHIFNGFQHNSLDDIHRSNEVNSMTQLQTNDTLGFKKFYAGYGDLMFQAPRSGDVYTRVFGM
- the LOC132060223 gene encoding uncharacterized protein LOC132060223 isoform X2, whose amino-acid sequence is MSLRDDVLHVEQHTKRRKLLECNQILRVSNRAGNNNANRKSKQQPKAKPKTNEVKKDLTNVRVIQRKMAYVIGLPLSLADEDILQRKEYFGQYGKVTKISLSRTTGGAIQQFVNDTCSVYITYLKEEEAVRCIQSVHGFVLEDRYLRASFGTAKYCHAWLRNTPCSNPSCLYLHSIGADEDSFGKDDVAAIHTRNRVQQIVGATSNMTNRSGNVLPPPIDELSRTGFTSTETSSIRNAVNDAAHDTGNYSSYMARVTPHDKDGDAGGPNRMTTFVDIVGRPNSSGAERDGNSTEDCRILNLSSDVSSVTISKDNHGHETYPDKTLFKVPSSNHIVNHLQNQNSVDFSDEPFREDYTSFDGQRLEDSNNMDQKAFLMSSVSAQSTENSGGHLLVHRSCSPSSNGMDYGALHNQVDEASLPVSCVTAVLNEGFHDLKFQSSVKSDRVYRSSTSFSNEEIVEHLRRIDGDNLTNYQDSSFNAVESTIISNIMSMDLDSCDDSTALHRSFAGSYGESVGKHGAWNSLHSDQSGFSFVKQDDFSRQGGDLESSFRKNIGQISKNSSTLQDFRENKEHYVHKAPYQITRPKVLAPPGFSMPPKDLLHGFASSDEIGGIPHALSGGRLANSSSSSLLHTPSTGSISSAGDIDFVDPATLAFGNGKPTNGFEIGAARVPQRRGFEDEARIWHLMQQKSLDQGKFSQLIASQTPPVHQSRRFPSHGGDEYFGLDDIYGFSSRVVDQHQSFNPSSYSQQKSYDPSYSQFTQQKLANGHIFNGFQHNSLDDIHRSNEVNSMTQLQTNDTLGFKKFYAGYGDLMFQAPRSGDVYTRVFGM